The DNA region GTGCAAGAGTAATCTTGGCTTCCACACCTTCATCGTTGCTAATCTTGAACCCATCCAAACTCAGTTCATCGGTTAGATTCTTCTTCAGACCTTCTTCATGATTAGCTCCGAAACTAAACTCGATAGTACACGAGTTCTGTCGTCTGAACTTAGCCACCGAGCTAGATGCACGTGAGTTTGGTTTCAGACCTGACGAgtccacaaaagaaacagagCTGCTCTGTTCTGCACTCCAGCCAAAGGTTTGAGTAGTCATACCGGGTTTCATGTGGTGAAGAGCTTGACAAAACCGGTTCCATTTCTTCCTCAGTCCACTCAATTCATCTTGAAACTAAAACACATAAAAAAACGGTTCAAGTAAGCTAtagaaacaataataaataaaatgtatatttcatttatCAACAATTTTTTACCTTTTGGTtaatgttgttgttgtctcCATGAGGTTGTAGCCAAGGTGGTAAGATTTTGTGTTGAGCTGATATAAAAGCTTTTGCTTCTTTCTCATAGTTAAAAGCACATTCTCCACAAAAGTTGAGtttatcttcttcctcttcttgtctTATTCCTTCTTCCTTAACTCTAAAAGGCTTCATCTCCATCACTTGAGGAGCCATCTCAGAACTGTGACCACTGAAAACATCAAGTACTTTAGTGATCAATGGtctggaaaaaaataaaaaaaataaaaaagaagaataaagaaaaaCCTGGAAGCATGGAGGGTTAGCGAAAGTTCTCCTGAAGGAATTGAAACAGCTTGAAGAGCCCATTGAACATCAAGTGGAGGCTGCTTCATTTGACACCTCATGTATGTTTGGTAAGAAGCTGTCCCCAAGAGCCAAACCTTGGCTCCTGAGTTGCTATACTCATACACCAGTCTCCCCATCTCCTCCACTAGATGATCCGCTGCGCTGTAATGCGATGATGATGCGCTGTTTTCGCCGCTCCACACTGCCCAGTTAAGATCTCCAAGACAAACAATCACACCTTTGCTACTCCATGATGTGAATGAATCTATTTTCCTCTTCAGCTCCCTAACTTGTCCCTCTATATCCTCCTTCTTCATGAAGTTCAAACCAACTTGTGAGAACTGAAACTTGATGAAGTGAGTTTGCTTTAAATCTTCTGGAACTTCTCCTCTCTCTATTCTTCCCATAAGTTTTGCAACCACTCCTTCTGTTAGAGAGACAGAGTCTCCAACAATGACTGTGTTCCTCTTCTTGTTGTGTTTCTTCCCTAGAAGCACTTCAATGACCGGGTTTGCGTCTTCTCTCATTGGAGAAGCTTGCTCAGGAGCAAAGGTTTTTCCTTTAGGGAAGTGGAAGAAAGGGTTCTGCTCAAAAGAGTGATGATTGGTCAAGTGCCCATGCCAAATCTTACTAGGGTTAGGGCTTAAAGTCCCTCCTCCTTGATTGTTTTCACTAGAAGTAGGAGAGCAAGGAGAAGAGAAGACAccaacagaggaagaagatccATAGAAAACAGGGGAAACAACAGAGGAGTCATCATCTATGTTACCCTTCACAGAAACGCTAGAGAGTCCAGCTTCTCTCATCACTCTGCTCACACTAGGATCATCAAGAATCGACACAACGAGCTGCTCCAGCTCGACTTTAACCGCCAAGAAGGGTTGGTTCTGCTGGCTCTGCTGCTGCTCCACGCACCCTCTCCTCTGATGCGCCTGAGCTCTCTTCAGAGCCGCGACCAAAGCGTTGGAGAGCGAAGGCTGAGTCTGAAACAGAGGGTTTGGGTTCGTTGGAAGCCTGTTGAGAGCAACGTTGAAACAGAGCTCGAGGGCTCGGCAATGGAGTGAAGGGTGAGCCATTTGTCGACCGAGGGCTGTGAAAGGATGAGACTTTAGACATGCCCGTCGGAAAAGATTGGATCTTGTTGAAGTTAAGAGCGTTGAAGCTACGTGAAGTGGAGTGACCTGAGAATGGCCTCTTCTTCTTGCTAAGGTTAGAGATTGCTTCAAAACTGAAGCAGCCTCTGGTGTTAGTGTCTGGTGCACGGTATAAGCCCCTGTACGCATCACTAAACTACTCACCTTAAATCTTTACTCGaacgcaaaaaaaaacaaaaaaggttgatactttgaaattttttttgaagcTTAAAGGAAGAAACAGAGTAATGGTCGAAGTAAGCTTAGTGTTAATAAGATATGTTTTAATGTTTAGTGTGAGAGAAGTATCGAGGAGATGATGGCCGATCAAGTTATGGTTTTATAATGTTGAGTTGGTTTCATACTTTTGATGTTGTTTttctttagtatttttttattaatttaaatatcatttttcttttatgttttttttgttttaaataaattatactcTCCTTTTGCTTTCGTCTTTTGAATAGCAAAACAGCTTTCTGAAGCTTTTTTGAATTTCCCACTTCCTTCAAGCTTCGTTTCCCTCCACAGGTTCAAGTTAAAAATGTACTGGAACTATATTTAAATGTCATCTTTATATGTTACATATGAATATTGATGGCCGGCTTAATAATAGCGGAGGGCCAGTGAATTTTTTAAAGCATGGttatactttttatatatacaaatagcaTTAGTATATAGGGCACTCTAAAAGTTTTTTAatttccagtttttttttggaagagAAATTTTGAAATAGAACTATTTTGGCTTTACCATAGAAATACTTGTTTTGGTATCATAGGACGTAGTAGATACTCATCTATATTTCCCTTGTTTTCTTGAATCTGCTTCTACATCCGGACTTTATCTAGGTCCGTACCGTATAGTTTTCATGACCCGAAAACAACATTATCGTAAGAAACTTCAGAAAGTTTataattaacaagaaaaaatgtaaaattatgcACATGACATTCATATGCATGGATGTGCCTTGTGCATATTGTGCATATTGTGCATATTgtgcatatatatgtatacataaatATTGGTCCTTCAAAAGTTGATTGGgtattttaacaattttcttaaaaaattgattgaaaataAGTTCTAACTATTTAAGATTATATACAAACGAGGGGATGTTTGATTGTTCCAGGACATGACTGATCCTAGATCGACAATTTAAAACGCGATTTTGATCCTTCAACCAAAAAATGGTAAATGTTGCCCCGCCGCATGtttttagtctaccaaaacatctatctatatatatatataaattagtggGAGGACTGAAAGTTGTATTTTAAGTTGTGTTCGAGCAATCTATGTGACCATATTGAATATTTTGAACCGAAAAAGAGTTTTTCGTGATGAGGAAGATCCGACTTCTGAACCTCTGGTCCatgttcattttaatattttaaatcattttggtattcataaaaaataagttaTGTTAC from Raphanus sativus cultivar WK10039 chromosome 8, ASM80110v3, whole genome shotgun sequence includes:
- the LOC108821800 gene encoding protein SMAX1-LIKE 4; this translates as MRTGAYTVHQTLTPEAASVLKQSLTLARRRGHSQVTPLHVASTLLTSTRSNLFRRACLKSHPFTALGRQMAHPSLHCRALELCFNVALNRLPTNPNPLFQTQPSLSNALVAALKRAQAHQRRGCVEQQQSQQNQPFLAVKVELEQLVVSILDDPSVSRVMREAGLSSVSVKGNIDDDSSVVSPVFYGSSSSVGVFSSPCSPTSSENNQGGGTLSPNPSKIWHGHLTNHHSFEQNPFFHFPKGKTFAPEQASPMREDANPVIEVLLGKKHNKKRNTVIVGDSVSLTEGVVAKLMGRIERGEVPEDLKQTHFIKFQFSQVGLNFMKKEDIEGQVRELKRKIDSFTSWSSKGVIVCLGDLNWAVWSGENSASSSHYSAADHLVEEMGRLVYEYSNSGAKVWLLGTASYQTYMRCQMKQPPLDVQWALQAVSIPSGELSLTLHASSGHSSEMAPQVMEMKPFRVKEEGIRQEEEEDKLNFCGECAFNYEKEAKAFISAQHKILPPWLQPHGDNNNINQKFQDELSGLRKKWNRFCQALHHMKPGMTTQTFGWSAEQSSSVSFVDSSGLKPNSRASSSVAKFRRQNSCTIEFSFGANHEEGLKKNLTDELSLDGFKISNDEGVEAKITLALGHSPFPSDDEEEPERAITMRELSEKLHQNIPWQGEVLPSVVEAMEESVKRSKKRDAWMLVSGNDVTAKRRLALTITTSLFGSVDNMLKINLKTSKASEACEELEKALKDREKVLVLIEGVDLADDRFLKLLVDRVEARKSGDLDDSQGKKSHMVFLLTREDDECEDNEHVVIPMVLKCKKSSSGLVNNKRKPESEAAPTMIKMKNARIQEEEDVACDISNIKKEFSRQLNFRSSELDLNLRVDAEEEEEEEAAAKSATQENFLDSIKNRFDFTVLSNEDITKFFVAKIKDSCEEILGQHEERFGFTVEPELIEKFYRGCGFFANGLFEEWVKDVFQTGLVTVKKGGKEGISVINLCLRGIDMIDQGEVYEEEGFMGTCLPNRIQVSFVD